The following are encoded together in the Lathyrus oleraceus cultivar Zhongwan6 chromosome 3, CAAS_Psat_ZW6_1.0, whole genome shotgun sequence genome:
- the LOC127127043 gene encoding uncharacterized protein LOC127127043 isoform X4, whose product MSLENEDKNLLDLPTDNGLQKKLKISYTREFLLSVSGLDVCKEFPSGFDQSLLSEFEDASLDRHRSTGALPTHSFRRNEYSSSPPTRGDMNNFSRATHGKWDSRSSGRSDKDSDSQSEWDSDSGKRIGNQSRRSLQGPEHDGLLGSGSFPRPAGYAPGLSAPKFRANDNYQPNRSNEPYHPPRPYKAPHSRRETNDSFNDETFGSLECTSEDRAEEEKKRRASFELMRKEQTEKLKMNPDKNKVDFDLSSLIDDDSKRLVAGSNESMEPPLTLAALSNDEKSSSHSHASARPLVPPGFANTILERNMGTKISSNTHVTEAGKPEPGDTRGSHVFSINPENKEGNLSTMQVDNNQQNLQRAEINVSINNEKENTFNLSSSVDIPNIKIGINDQLRKRSALSEALEASDDNTFIPLKAEVKGKEAIGSAFNPESSESILYKLFGNASMLTSGISTSIVESDHKADEAWSPHAFQSSKFAHWFAEEEKKSMGDLTPKPNDLLSLIVGGEKGGLQVSNVETTHHVAPNFSFQNPEPAGEGIPTNVTHTAISNSELSYKSDVPEILPAVLTCEDLEQSILSQVNENGSSSQQHLQDKDFGAKAGQSNSIDGHASEHLLSLLQKGPVHKDVELSSVTDTVDNTERANTGKFLDNPEKVNADASNSSKTLTLETLFGSAFMKELQSVGAPLSVQRSSIGSIGADFSESQLFPFPTSDNVNPPTGELTLNRHGSGGAFPSEKTHQPKSNRLEEQWLGYGDSHGDVNSSLLQSGISKASGFNRSHDFRLPEEDSFSVGDPLQTFLSVGNSAKVDLSQDTPAEITRKLAALNSAFRDERLMMRNQGQAYPGIPYQNLNAHRPSQLQPHQLNHIGPMFNQPDSHSPHISSYMKHATSEGMVHHDSPSNRQFPGNMLRPPFHQPSSVVTGFDPPAHHPLLQQMHMQGNLPPPHLLRGFPRGGAMPPHPSNPMSGIMQEPNPMQGFPFSGQQHPSLGGAGMQLQAPGVAGGRNHPEALQRLFEMELRSNSKPIHTSGHNQGGIHELDLGFGYR is encoded by the exons ATGAGCTTAGAAAACGAAGATAAGAACTTGTTGGATCTGCCAACTGATAATGGATTGCAAAA GAAGTTGAAAATTTCATACACAAGAGAGTTTTTGTTATCGGTTAGTGGATTGGATGTATGCAAAGAGTTTCCAAGTGGGTTTGATCAATCACTTTTAAG TGAATTTGAAGATGCTTCACTGGATCGACATAGAAGTACTGGTGCTCTACCAACACATAGTTTCAGACGCAATGAGTACAGTTCATCCCCTCCAACCAGAGGGGATATGAATAACTTTTCGCGGGCAACTCATGGAAAATGGGATTCTCGCTCTTCTGGACGTTCAGACAAAGACAGTGATTCTCAATCAGAATGGGATTCAG ATTCTGGAAAACGTATTGGCAACCAGTCTCGTAGATCTTTGCAAGGTCCTGAGCACGATGGACTTCTAGGTAGTGGCTCTTTTCCAAGACCTGCTGGGTATGCACCTGGGTTGTCTGCTCCTAAATTTCGAGCTAATGACAATTACCAGCCAAATCGGTCTAATGAGCCCTATCACCCTCCTCGTCCTTATAAG GCACCCCACTCTCGTAGAGAAACTAACGACTCTTTCAATGATGAAACTTTTGGCTCTTTGGAGTGTACAAGTGAGGACAGGGCAGAAGAGGAGAAAAAGAGAAGAG CCTCTTTCGAATTGATGAGAAAAGAGCAAACTGAGAAGCTTAAGATGAACCCAGACAAGAATAAAGTGGATTTTGACCTTTCTTCACTTATTGACGATGATTCGAAAAGGCTAGTTGCTGGAAGCAATGAGTCAATGGAGCCTCCTTTGACTTTAGCAGCTTTAAGCAATGATGAGAAATCTTCTTCCCATTCACATGCTTCAGCAAGACCACTTGTACCCCCTGGTTTTGCAAACACAATATTGGAAAGGAATATGGGTACCAAAATATCCTCCAACACTCATGTAACAGAG GCTGGGAAACCTGAGCCCGGAGATACCCGAGGTAGCCATGTATTCAGTATAAATCCTGAAAATAAAGAAGGAAACTTATCAACCATGCAAGTGGATAACAATCAACAGAATCTTCAAAGGGCAGAGATAAATGTTTCAATCAACAATGAGAAAGAAAATACTTTTAATTTATCATCTTCTGTGGATATCCCCAACATTAAAATTGGAATTAATGATCAACTAAGAAAGAGATCTGCTCTTTCAGAAGCCTTGGAAGCATCAGATGACAATACATTTATTCCACTTAAGGCTGAAGTAAAAGGAAAGGAGGCCATAGGATCAGCTTTCAATCCTGAGAGTTCTGAGTCTATCCTATACAAGCTTTTTGGTAATGCTTCAATGCTAACCAGTGGCATATCTACTAGTATTGTTGAG TCTGATCATAAAGCAGATGAGGCATGGAGTCCACATGCCTTCCAATCTTCGAAGTTTGCTCATTGGTTTGCTGAAGAAG AAAAGAAGTCGATGGGTGATTTGACACCTAAGCCAAATGACCTGCTCTCGCTTATTGTTGGCGGTGAAAAGGGTGGGCTACAGGTTTCCAATGTAGAGACAACCCATCATGTTGCACCAAATTTTAGTTTCCAAAATCCTGAACCCGCTGGTGAGGGTATACCAACAAATGTAACACATACCGCTATTAGTAACTCTGAGCTATCTTACAAGAGCGATGTACCTGAGATTTTACCCGCAGTTCTTACATGTGAAGATCTTGAACAGTCAATTCTATCACAAGTTAATGAAAATGGTTCATCATCTCAGCAGCACTTGCAGGACAAAGATTTTGGTGCAAAGGCTGGGCAGTCCAATTCAATTGATGGTCATGCATCCGAGCACCTTCTTTCTTTGTTACAGAAAGGACCCGTACATAAAGATGTGGAGTTATCGTCTGTTACTGACACGGTGGACAACACTGAAAGAGCAAATACTGGGAAATTTCTTGATAATCCAGAGAAAGTAAATGCAGATGCTTCTAATTCATCAAAAACATTGACGCTGGAAACACTTTTTGGATCAGCTTTTATGAAGGAGCTGCAATCAGTTGGAGCACCCCTTTCTGTTCAAAGAAGTTCAATTGGATCTATAGGTGCTGATTTTTCAGAGTCTCAGTTGTTTCCTTTCCCTACCTCAGACAATGTCAATCCTCCTACCGGCGAGCTTACACTGAACAGACATGGAAGTGGTGGTGCCTTTCCTTCAGAAAAAACTCATCAACCCAAATCAAATAGATTGGAAGAGCAGTGGTTAGGTTATGGAGATTCTCATGGAGATGTTAATTCATCGCTACTTCAAAGTGGAATTTCCAAGGCTAGTGGTTTCAATCGATCTCACGATTTTCGTCTCCCTGAAGAAGATAGCTTTTCTGTTGGCGACCCTCTGCAAACCTTTTTATCTGTTGGAAATTCAGCTAAGGTAGATTTGTCTCAAGACACACCTGCTGAGATTACTAGAAAACTGGCAGCTCTAAATTCTGCATTTAGAGACGAACGGCTTATGATGAGAAATCAAGGTCAAGCATACCCTGGTATTCCATATCAAAATCTCAATGCCCACCGACCTTCACAGCTCCAACCCCATCAGTTGAATCACATTGGTCCAATGTTCAATCAACCGGATTCACATTCTCCTCATATTAGTTCTTATATGAAGCATGCGACTTCTGAAGGCATGGTTCATCATGACTCTCCATCCAACCGTCAATTTCCAGGAAATATGCTTCGTCCTCCTTTCCACCAACCAAGCAGTGTTGTAACTGGGTTTGATCCTCCTGCTCACCACCCTCTGTTACAACAGATGCATATGCAAGGGAACCTTCCTCCACCTCATCTCTTACGAGGTTTCCCAAGGGGTGGAGCTATGCCCCCTCATCCCAGTAATCCGATGTCTGGTATTATGCAGGAACCAAACCCAATGCAAGGCTTCCCATTTAGTGGCCAGCAGCATCCTAGTTTAGGGGGTGCTGGAATGCAATTGCAAG CTCCCGGGGTTGCTGGTGGAAGGAATCATCCAGAGGCACTTCAGAGGCTTTTTGAGATGGAGCTTAGGTCAAACTCAAAGCCAATCCATACTTCAGGGCACAACCAGGGGGGGATTCATGAACTAGACTTGGGGTTTGGGTATAGGTAG
- the LOC127127043 gene encoding uncharacterized protein LOC127127043 isoform X2, giving the protein MSLENEDKNLLDLPTDNGLQKKLKISYTREFLLSVSGLDVCKEFPSGFDQSLLSEFEDASLDRHRSTGALPTHSFRRNEYSSSPPTRGDMNNFSRATHGKWDSRSSGRSDKDSDSQSEWDSDSGKRIGNQSRRSLQGPEHDGLLGSGSFPRPAGYAPGLSAPKFRANDNYQPNRSNEPYHPPRPYKAPHSRRETNDSFNDETFGSLECTSEDRAEEEKKRRASFELMRKEQTEKLKMNPDKNKVDFDLSSLIDDDSKRLVAGSNESMEPPLTLAALSNDEKSSSHSHASARPLVPPGFANTILERNMGTKISSNTHVTEAGKPEPGDTRGSHVFSINPENKEGNLSTMQVDNNQQNLQRAEINVSINNEKENTFNLSSSVDIPNIKIGINDQLRKRSALSEALEASDDNTFIPLKAEVKGKEAIGSAFNPESSESILYKLFGNASMLTSGISTSIVESDHKADEAWSPHAFQSSKFAHWFAEEGMQKKSMGDLTPKPNDLLSLIVGGEKGGLQVSNVETTHHVAPNFSFQNPEPAGEGIPTNVTHTAISNSELSYKSDVPEILPAVLTCEDLEQSILSQVNENGSSSQQHLQDKDFGAKAGQSNSIDGHASEHLLSLLQKGPVHKDVELSSVTDTVDNTERANTGKFLDNPEKVNADASNSSKTLTLETLFGSAFMKELQSVGAPLSVQRSSIGSIGADFSESQLFPFPTSDNVNPPTGELTLNRHGSGGAFPSEKTHQPKSNRLEEQWLGYGDSHGDVNSSLLQSGISKASGFNRSHDFRLPEEDSFSVGDPLQTFLSVGNSAKVDLSQDTPAEITRKLAALNSAFRDERLMMRNQGQAYPGIPYQNLNAHRPSQLQPHQLNHIGPMFNQPDSHSPHISSYMKHATSEGMVHHDSPSNRQFPGNMLRPPFHQPSSVVTGFDPPAHHPLLQQMHMQGNLPPPHLLRGFPRGGAMPPHPSNPMSGIMQEPNPMQGFPFSGQQHPSLGGAGMQLQAPGVAGGRNHPEALQRLFEMELRSNSKPIHTSGHNQGGIHELDLGFGYR; this is encoded by the exons ATGAGCTTAGAAAACGAAGATAAGAACTTGTTGGATCTGCCAACTGATAATGGATTGCAAAA GAAGTTGAAAATTTCATACACAAGAGAGTTTTTGTTATCGGTTAGTGGATTGGATGTATGCAAAGAGTTTCCAAGTGGGTTTGATCAATCACTTTTAAG TGAATTTGAAGATGCTTCACTGGATCGACATAGAAGTACTGGTGCTCTACCAACACATAGTTTCAGACGCAATGAGTACAGTTCATCCCCTCCAACCAGAGGGGATATGAATAACTTTTCGCGGGCAACTCATGGAAAATGGGATTCTCGCTCTTCTGGACGTTCAGACAAAGACAGTGATTCTCAATCAGAATGGGATTCAG ATTCTGGAAAACGTATTGGCAACCAGTCTCGTAGATCTTTGCAAGGTCCTGAGCACGATGGACTTCTAGGTAGTGGCTCTTTTCCAAGACCTGCTGGGTATGCACCTGGGTTGTCTGCTCCTAAATTTCGAGCTAATGACAATTACCAGCCAAATCGGTCTAATGAGCCCTATCACCCTCCTCGTCCTTATAAG GCACCCCACTCTCGTAGAGAAACTAACGACTCTTTCAATGATGAAACTTTTGGCTCTTTGGAGTGTACAAGTGAGGACAGGGCAGAAGAGGAGAAAAAGAGAAGAG CCTCTTTCGAATTGATGAGAAAAGAGCAAACTGAGAAGCTTAAGATGAACCCAGACAAGAATAAAGTGGATTTTGACCTTTCTTCACTTATTGACGATGATTCGAAAAGGCTAGTTGCTGGAAGCAATGAGTCAATGGAGCCTCCTTTGACTTTAGCAGCTTTAAGCAATGATGAGAAATCTTCTTCCCATTCACATGCTTCAGCAAGACCACTTGTACCCCCTGGTTTTGCAAACACAATATTGGAAAGGAATATGGGTACCAAAATATCCTCCAACACTCATGTAACAGAG GCTGGGAAACCTGAGCCCGGAGATACCCGAGGTAGCCATGTATTCAGTATAAATCCTGAAAATAAAGAAGGAAACTTATCAACCATGCAAGTGGATAACAATCAACAGAATCTTCAAAGGGCAGAGATAAATGTTTCAATCAACAATGAGAAAGAAAATACTTTTAATTTATCATCTTCTGTGGATATCCCCAACATTAAAATTGGAATTAATGATCAACTAAGAAAGAGATCTGCTCTTTCAGAAGCCTTGGAAGCATCAGATGACAATACATTTATTCCACTTAAGGCTGAAGTAAAAGGAAAGGAGGCCATAGGATCAGCTTTCAATCCTGAGAGTTCTGAGTCTATCCTATACAAGCTTTTTGGTAATGCTTCAATGCTAACCAGTGGCATATCTACTAGTATTGTTGAG TCTGATCATAAAGCAGATGAGGCATGGAGTCCACATGCCTTCCAATCTTCGAAGTTTGCTCATTGGTTTGCTGAAGAAGGTATGC AAAAGAAGTCGATGGGTGATTTGACACCTAAGCCAAATGACCTGCTCTCGCTTATTGTTGGCGGTGAAAAGGGTGGGCTACAGGTTTCCAATGTAGAGACAACCCATCATGTTGCACCAAATTTTAGTTTCCAAAATCCTGAACCCGCTGGTGAGGGTATACCAACAAATGTAACACATACCGCTATTAGTAACTCTGAGCTATCTTACAAGAGCGATGTACCTGAGATTTTACCCGCAGTTCTTACATGTGAAGATCTTGAACAGTCAATTCTATCACAAGTTAATGAAAATGGTTCATCATCTCAGCAGCACTTGCAGGACAAAGATTTTGGTGCAAAGGCTGGGCAGTCCAATTCAATTGATGGTCATGCATCCGAGCACCTTCTTTCTTTGTTACAGAAAGGACCCGTACATAAAGATGTGGAGTTATCGTCTGTTACTGACACGGTGGACAACACTGAAAGAGCAAATACTGGGAAATTTCTTGATAATCCAGAGAAAGTAAATGCAGATGCTTCTAATTCATCAAAAACATTGACGCTGGAAACACTTTTTGGATCAGCTTTTATGAAGGAGCTGCAATCAGTTGGAGCACCCCTTTCTGTTCAAAGAAGTTCAATTGGATCTATAGGTGCTGATTTTTCAGAGTCTCAGTTGTTTCCTTTCCCTACCTCAGACAATGTCAATCCTCCTACCGGCGAGCTTACACTGAACAGACATGGAAGTGGTGGTGCCTTTCCTTCAGAAAAAACTCATCAACCCAAATCAAATAGATTGGAAGAGCAGTGGTTAGGTTATGGAGATTCTCATGGAGATGTTAATTCATCGCTACTTCAAAGTGGAATTTCCAAGGCTAGTGGTTTCAATCGATCTCACGATTTTCGTCTCCCTGAAGAAGATAGCTTTTCTGTTGGCGACCCTCTGCAAACCTTTTTATCTGTTGGAAATTCAGCTAAGGTAGATTTGTCTCAAGACACACCTGCTGAGATTACTAGAAAACTGGCAGCTCTAAATTCTGCATTTAGAGACGAACGGCTTATGATGAGAAATCAAGGTCAAGCATACCCTGGTATTCCATATCAAAATCTCAATGCCCACCGACCTTCACAGCTCCAACCCCATCAGTTGAATCACATTGGTCCAATGTTCAATCAACCGGATTCACATTCTCCTCATATTAGTTCTTATATGAAGCATGCGACTTCTGAAGGCATGGTTCATCATGACTCTCCATCCAACCGTCAATTTCCAGGAAATATGCTTCGTCCTCCTTTCCACCAACCAAGCAGTGTTGTAACTGGGTTTGATCCTCCTGCTCACCACCCTCTGTTACAACAGATGCATATGCAAGGGAACCTTCCTCCACCTCATCTCTTACGAGGTTTCCCAAGGGGTGGAGCTATGCCCCCTCATCCCAGTAATCCGATGTCTGGTATTATGCAGGAACCAAACCCAATGCAAGGCTTCCCATTTAGTGGCCAGCAGCATCCTAGTTTAGGGGGTGCTGGAATGCAATTGCAAG CTCCCGGGGTTGCTGGTGGAAGGAATCATCCAGAGGCACTTCAGAGGCTTTTTGAGATGGAGCTTAGGTCAAACTCAAAGCCAATCCATACTTCAGGGCACAACCAGGGGGGGATTCATGAACTAGACTTGGGGTTTGGGTATAGGTAG
- the LOC127127043 gene encoding uncharacterized protein LOC127127043 isoform X3, translating into MSLENEDKNLLDLPTDNGLQKKLKISYTREFLLSVSGLDVCKEFPSGFDQSLLSEFEDASLDRHRSTGALPTHSFRRNEYSSSPPTRGDMNNFSRATHGKWDSRSSGRSDKDSDSQSEWDSDSGKRIGNQSRRSLQGPEHDGLLGSGSFPRPAGYAPGLSAPKFRANDNYQPNRSNEPYHPPRPYKAPHSRRETNDSFNDETFGSLECTSEDRAEEEKKRRASFELMRKEQTEKLKMNPDKNKVDFDLSSLIDDDSKRLVAGSNESMEPPLTLAALSNDEKSSSHSHASARPLVPPGFANTILERNMGTKISSNTHVTEAGKPEPGDTRGSHVFSINPENKEGNLSTMQVDNNQQNLQRAEINVSINNEKENTFNLSSSVDIPNIKIGINDQLRKRSALSEALEASDDNTFIPLKAEVKGKEAIGSAFNPESSESILYKLFGNASMLTSGISTSIVEQSDHKADEAWSPHAFQSSKFAHWFAEEEKKSMGDLTPKPNDLLSLIVGGEKGGLQVSNVETTHHVAPNFSFQNPEPAGEGIPTNVTHTAISNSELSYKSDVPEILPAVLTCEDLEQSILSQVNENGSSSQQHLQDKDFGAKAGQSNSIDGHASEHLLSLLQKGPVHKDVELSSVTDTVDNTERANTGKFLDNPEKVNADASNSSKTLTLETLFGSAFMKELQSVGAPLSVQRSSIGSIGADFSESQLFPFPTSDNVNPPTGELTLNRHGSGGAFPSEKTHQPKSNRLEEQWLGYGDSHGDVNSSLLQSGISKASGFNRSHDFRLPEEDSFSVGDPLQTFLSVGNSAKVDLSQDTPAEITRKLAALNSAFRDERLMMRNQGQAYPGIPYQNLNAHRPSQLQPHQLNHIGPMFNQPDSHSPHISSYMKHATSEGMVHHDSPSNRQFPGNMLRPPFHQPSSVVTGFDPPAHHPLLQQMHMQGNLPPPHLLRGFPRGGAMPPHPSNPMSGIMQEPNPMQGFPFSGQQHPSLGGAGMQLQAPGVAGGRNHPEALQRLFEMELRSNSKPIHTSGHNQGGIHELDLGFGYR; encoded by the exons ATGAGCTTAGAAAACGAAGATAAGAACTTGTTGGATCTGCCAACTGATAATGGATTGCAAAA GAAGTTGAAAATTTCATACACAAGAGAGTTTTTGTTATCGGTTAGTGGATTGGATGTATGCAAAGAGTTTCCAAGTGGGTTTGATCAATCACTTTTAAG TGAATTTGAAGATGCTTCACTGGATCGACATAGAAGTACTGGTGCTCTACCAACACATAGTTTCAGACGCAATGAGTACAGTTCATCCCCTCCAACCAGAGGGGATATGAATAACTTTTCGCGGGCAACTCATGGAAAATGGGATTCTCGCTCTTCTGGACGTTCAGACAAAGACAGTGATTCTCAATCAGAATGGGATTCAG ATTCTGGAAAACGTATTGGCAACCAGTCTCGTAGATCTTTGCAAGGTCCTGAGCACGATGGACTTCTAGGTAGTGGCTCTTTTCCAAGACCTGCTGGGTATGCACCTGGGTTGTCTGCTCCTAAATTTCGAGCTAATGACAATTACCAGCCAAATCGGTCTAATGAGCCCTATCACCCTCCTCGTCCTTATAAG GCACCCCACTCTCGTAGAGAAACTAACGACTCTTTCAATGATGAAACTTTTGGCTCTTTGGAGTGTACAAGTGAGGACAGGGCAGAAGAGGAGAAAAAGAGAAGAG CCTCTTTCGAATTGATGAGAAAAGAGCAAACTGAGAAGCTTAAGATGAACCCAGACAAGAATAAAGTGGATTTTGACCTTTCTTCACTTATTGACGATGATTCGAAAAGGCTAGTTGCTGGAAGCAATGAGTCAATGGAGCCTCCTTTGACTTTAGCAGCTTTAAGCAATGATGAGAAATCTTCTTCCCATTCACATGCTTCAGCAAGACCACTTGTACCCCCTGGTTTTGCAAACACAATATTGGAAAGGAATATGGGTACCAAAATATCCTCCAACACTCATGTAACAGAG GCTGGGAAACCTGAGCCCGGAGATACCCGAGGTAGCCATGTATTCAGTATAAATCCTGAAAATAAAGAAGGAAACTTATCAACCATGCAAGTGGATAACAATCAACAGAATCTTCAAAGGGCAGAGATAAATGTTTCAATCAACAATGAGAAAGAAAATACTTTTAATTTATCATCTTCTGTGGATATCCCCAACATTAAAATTGGAATTAATGATCAACTAAGAAAGAGATCTGCTCTTTCAGAAGCCTTGGAAGCATCAGATGACAATACATTTATTCCACTTAAGGCTGAAGTAAAAGGAAAGGAGGCCATAGGATCAGCTTTCAATCCTGAGAGTTCTGAGTCTATCCTATACAAGCTTTTTGGTAATGCTTCAATGCTAACCAGTGGCATATCTACTAGTATTGTTGAG CAGTCTGATCATAAAGCAGATGAGGCATGGAGTCCACATGCCTTCCAATCTTCGAAGTTTGCTCATTGGTTTGCTGAAGAAG AAAAGAAGTCGATGGGTGATTTGACACCTAAGCCAAATGACCTGCTCTCGCTTATTGTTGGCGGTGAAAAGGGTGGGCTACAGGTTTCCAATGTAGAGACAACCCATCATGTTGCACCAAATTTTAGTTTCCAAAATCCTGAACCCGCTGGTGAGGGTATACCAACAAATGTAACACATACCGCTATTAGTAACTCTGAGCTATCTTACAAGAGCGATGTACCTGAGATTTTACCCGCAGTTCTTACATGTGAAGATCTTGAACAGTCAATTCTATCACAAGTTAATGAAAATGGTTCATCATCTCAGCAGCACTTGCAGGACAAAGATTTTGGTGCAAAGGCTGGGCAGTCCAATTCAATTGATGGTCATGCATCCGAGCACCTTCTTTCTTTGTTACAGAAAGGACCCGTACATAAAGATGTGGAGTTATCGTCTGTTACTGACACGGTGGACAACACTGAAAGAGCAAATACTGGGAAATTTCTTGATAATCCAGAGAAAGTAAATGCAGATGCTTCTAATTCATCAAAAACATTGACGCTGGAAACACTTTTTGGATCAGCTTTTATGAAGGAGCTGCAATCAGTTGGAGCACCCCTTTCTGTTCAAAGAAGTTCAATTGGATCTATAGGTGCTGATTTTTCAGAGTCTCAGTTGTTTCCTTTCCCTACCTCAGACAATGTCAATCCTCCTACCGGCGAGCTTACACTGAACAGACATGGAAGTGGTGGTGCCTTTCCTTCAGAAAAAACTCATCAACCCAAATCAAATAGATTGGAAGAGCAGTGGTTAGGTTATGGAGATTCTCATGGAGATGTTAATTCATCGCTACTTCAAAGTGGAATTTCCAAGGCTAGTGGTTTCAATCGATCTCACGATTTTCGTCTCCCTGAAGAAGATAGCTTTTCTGTTGGCGACCCTCTGCAAACCTTTTTATCTGTTGGAAATTCAGCTAAGGTAGATTTGTCTCAAGACACACCTGCTGAGATTACTAGAAAACTGGCAGCTCTAAATTCTGCATTTAGAGACGAACGGCTTATGATGAGAAATCAAGGTCAAGCATACCCTGGTATTCCATATCAAAATCTCAATGCCCACCGACCTTCACAGCTCCAACCCCATCAGTTGAATCACATTGGTCCAATGTTCAATCAACCGGATTCACATTCTCCTCATATTAGTTCTTATATGAAGCATGCGACTTCTGAAGGCATGGTTCATCATGACTCTCCATCCAACCGTCAATTTCCAGGAAATATGCTTCGTCCTCCTTTCCACCAACCAAGCAGTGTTGTAACTGGGTTTGATCCTCCTGCTCACCACCCTCTGTTACAACAGATGCATATGCAAGGGAACCTTCCTCCACCTCATCTCTTACGAGGTTTCCCAAGGGGTGGAGCTATGCCCCCTCATCCCAGTAATCCGATGTCTGGTATTATGCAGGAACCAAACCCAATGCAAGGCTTCCCATTTAGTGGCCAGCAGCATCCTAGTTTAGGGGGTGCTGGAATGCAATTGCAAG CTCCCGGGGTTGCTGGTGGAAGGAATCATCCAGAGGCACTTCAGAGGCTTTTTGAGATGGAGCTTAGGTCAAACTCAAAGCCAATCCATACTTCAGGGCACAACCAGGGGGGGATTCATGAACTAGACTTGGGGTTTGGGTATAGGTAG